From a region of the Prevotella melaninogenica genome:
- a CDS encoding DUF6089 family protein produces MKRVFINLLLFLAATPLWAQSDPEYKMEIGAGVGMMGYLGDFNESLFKDLQPMGTVLARYNISPYMGLKMNVSFGKMKGSSADVKTYYPRFASAPYTFDNSLVDVGFAYEYNFLPYGTGRDYRGAQRLSPYAMIGLGATYVNIKGGDSKSVLTANLPIGLGVKYKVSERMNVGLEWALHFSLSDELDGQKDPYGIKSSGLFKNTDSYSTLQLTFSYSFMAKCKTCHNEDE; encoded by the coding sequence ATGAAACGTGTCTTCATCAACCTCCTCCTCTTTCTTGCTGCTACGCCTCTATGGGCGCAGTCGGATCCGGAGTATAAGATGGAGATAGGTGCCGGTGTCGGTATGATGGGTTACTTAGGCGACTTTAATGAGTCGTTGTTCAAAGACCTACAGCCGATGGGAACGGTGCTGGCAAGATATAATATCAGTCCTTATATGGGATTAAAGATGAACGTATCGTTTGGAAAGATGAAAGGTTCGTCGGCTGATGTCAAGACTTACTATCCACGTTTTGCCTCGGCTCCCTATACATTCGACAATTCATTGGTTGATGTAGGCTTTGCATACGAGTATAACTTCCTGCCGTATGGTACGGGTCGTGACTATCGTGGTGCACAGCGTTTGTCGCCTTACGCAATGATAGGATTGGGTGCCACCTACGTTAATATTAAGGGTGGCGACAGTAAGTCGGTGCTCACTGCGAATCTTCCAATCGGATTGGGTGTGAAGTATAAGGTGAGCGAACGAATGAACGTAGGATTGGAATGGGCTTTACACTTCTCGCTCAGCGATGAGTTAGACGGACAGAAAGACCCCTACGGCATTAAGAGTAGCGGACTCTTTAAGAATACAGACAGCTATTCAACCCTACAGTTGACGTTCTCTTATAGTTTCATGGCAAAGTGTAAGACTTGTCATAACGAGGACGAGTAA
- a CDS encoding isoprenyl transferase, with the protein MAEELDMTRIPQHIAITMDGNGRWATERNKPRSYGHQAGVDTVRRITSECVRLGVKFLTLYTFSTENWNRPTDEIAALMGLVLTSLEDEIFMKNNVRFRVIGDMARLPEEVQKKLRETEEHTAKNSAMTMVVALSYSARWEIAKAMREIVAEHQANSSEPIRPETITEEMISEHLETNFMPDPDLLIRTGGELRISNYLLWQIAYSELYFCDTYWPDFDEQDLQKAIVSFQSRQRRFGKTEKQVEENENN; encoded by the coding sequence ATGGCAGAAGAATTAGATATGACACGAATACCCCAGCATATTGCCATCACAATGGATGGTAATGGACGTTGGGCAACCGAACGCAATAAGCCACGCTCCTACGGACATCAGGCAGGAGTGGATACCGTTCGTCGCATAACATCAGAATGTGTACGATTGGGTGTGAAGTTTCTCACGCTCTATACCTTCTCAACAGAGAACTGGAATCGCCCTACGGATGAGATTGCTGCGTTGATGGGACTTGTGCTTACGTCTTTGGAAGATGAAATCTTCATGAAGAATAATGTGCGTTTCCGTGTTATTGGTGACATGGCACGTCTGCCAGAAGAAGTGCAGAAGAAGTTGCGTGAGACTGAAGAGCATACAGCGAAGAACTCTGCAATGACAATGGTTGTGGCGCTTAGCTACAGTGCACGTTGGGAGATAGCCAAAGCAATGAGGGAGATTGTTGCAGAGCATCAGGCAAACAGCTCTGAACCTATACGTCCCGAAACGATTACAGAAGAGATGATTAGCGAGCATTTGGAAACAAACTTTATGCCTGACCCAGACCTCTTGATTAGAACGGGTGGTGAGCTTCGCATCTCAAATTACCTCTTATGGCAGATAGCTTACTCTGAGCTATATTTCTGTGATACCTATTGGCCTGACTTTGATGAACAGGACTTGCAGAAAGCCATTGTGAGTTTCCAGAGCAGACAACGTCGCTTTGGAAAGACAGAGAAACAAGTAGAAGAAAACGAAAACAATTAA
- a CDS encoding BamA/OMP85 family outer membrane protein, with the protein MTKINKVLMLLALSGVSLTMSAQQKIVTPDIVYSGTPKTYKLAGLTVTGIDGYEDYVLTGISGLTVGQELEVPGTAITDAVKRYWKHGLFSDVSISADSIVGDNIYLKIHLAPRPRISTINYNGLKKTEREDMEKKLGLLKGGQITPNMIDRAKILAKKYFEDKGYKNAEVFIRQRDDVAAKNQVILDIDVDKKEKLKVRTITIDGDNQLGEKKIKGSMFSKGAFAKTHEAGKLSNLLKSKKFTPERWAEDKKNLITKYNEYGYRDAIILKDSVWNVDPKHVDIYVKVDEGKKYYIRNIKWVGNTVYSTDYLSRLLDMKKGDVYNQTYMNKRLSQDEDAVGNAYWNNGYLFYNLQPTEVNIVGDSIDLEMRITEGQQARINRVRINGNDRLYENVVRRELRTKPGDLFSKEALQRSARELASMGHFDPEAINPVPEPNYEDGTVDINYNLKQKSNDQVELSLGWGQTGVIGRVGLKLNNFSMANLFRKNREHRGIMPIGDGETLSLGAQTNGTYYQSYNAQYSTNWLGGKRPIQFSVGMSYSKQTDVSSNYYNSGYLNNYNNYRYGYGNYNYNSYENYYDPDKYVKLFSIYAGWGKRLSWPDDYFTLSLQLQYQRYMLRNWRYFIMSNGSANNLNLNIALNRTSTDNQLFPRRGSDFSVSLTITPPWSKWDHKDYAHLATDRNSPTYSQEQQEKYRWVEYHKWKFKARTFTALTSGQKCFVLMTRVEFGLLGSYNKNKKSPFETYYMGGDGMSGYSTGYAEETIGLRGYENGSLTPYGAEGYAYSRMSLELRYPFLLGNTTIYGLGFVEAGNAWTETSKFNPFDMKRSAGLGVRIFLPMVGMMGIDWAYGFDKVFGTKGGSQFHFILGQEF; encoded by the coding sequence ATGACTAAAATAAATAAGGTGTTAATGCTCCTTGCACTCTCTGGAGTTTCGCTCACGATGAGTGCACAGCAGAAGATTGTAACCCCAGATATCGTATATTCAGGTACTCCTAAGACTTACAAGTTAGCAGGACTGACCGTTACTGGTATTGATGGCTATGAGGATTATGTCCTCACTGGTATCTCAGGACTCACTGTTGGACAGGAGTTGGAGGTTCCGGGTACGGCTATCACAGATGCTGTGAAGCGTTACTGGAAGCATGGACTCTTCTCAGATGTTTCCATTTCGGCTGACTCTATTGTGGGAGATAATATCTATTTGAAGATACACCTCGCACCACGTCCTCGTATTTCTACCATTAACTATAATGGACTGAAGAAGACAGAGCGTGAGGATATGGAAAAGAAACTCGGTCTCTTGAAGGGTGGACAGATTACGCCTAACATGATTGACCGTGCGAAGATACTTGCAAAGAAGTACTTTGAAGACAAGGGTTATAAGAATGCTGAGGTCTTCATCCGTCAGCGTGACGATGTAGCAGCTAAGAATCAGGTTATCCTTGATATCGATGTAGATAAGAAGGAGAAGCTGAAGGTGCGTACGATTACGATTGATGGCGACAACCAGTTGGGCGAAAAGAAGATTAAAGGAAGCATGTTTAGTAAGGGTGCCTTTGCTAAAACCCATGAGGCTGGTAAGCTTTCTAATCTTTTAAAGTCAAAGAAGTTCACTCCAGAGCGTTGGGCTGAGGATAAGAAGAACCTTATCACGAAGTATAACGAGTATGGATATCGTGATGCTATCATTCTGAAAGATAGTGTGTGGAACGTTGATCCAAAGCATGTAGATATCTATGTAAAGGTAGATGAGGGTAAGAAGTATTATATCCGTAACATCAAATGGGTAGGTAATACTGTTTACTCAACCGACTATTTGTCACGTCTACTTGATATGAAGAAAGGCGACGTGTACAACCAGACTTATATGAATAAGCGTCTTTCACAAGATGAGGATGCTGTGGGTAATGCTTACTGGAACAATGGTTACCTCTTCTATAACCTTCAACCAACAGAGGTGAATATTGTCGGTGACTCTATTGACCTTGAGATGCGTATCACTGAAGGACAGCAGGCACGTATCAACCGTGTGAGGATTAATGGTAATGATCGTCTTTACGAGAATGTTGTTCGTCGTGAGTTGCGTACAAAACCAGGCGACCTCTTCTCTAAGGAAGCACTCCAGCGTTCTGCACGTGAGTTGGCTTCAATGGGACACTTCGACCCAGAGGCTATCAATCCAGTACCAGAACCAAACTATGAGGACGGTACTGTTGATATCAACTATAACCTCAAGCAGAAGTCAAACGACCAGGTTGAGCTTTCACTTGGTTGGGGTCAGACTGGTGTTATCGGTCGTGTCGGCTTGAAGTTGAATAACTTCTCAATGGCAAACCTCTTCCGCAAGAATCGTGAGCATCGTGGTATTATGCCTATCGGTGATGGTGAGACACTTTCATTGGGTGCACAGACCAACGGTACTTACTACCAGTCATACAATGCCCAGTACTCAACCAACTGGTTGGGTGGTAAGCGTCCTATACAATTCAGCGTGGGTATGTCATATTCAAAGCAGACAGACGTATCAAGCAACTATTATAACAGTGGTTACTTGAATAACTATAACAACTATCGTTACGGTTATGGTAACTACAATTACAATAGCTACGAGAATTATTATGACCCAGACAAGTATGTGAAACTCTTTAGTATCTATGCTGGTTGGGGTAAGCGTTTGAGCTGGCCTGATGACTATTTCACCTTATCACTCCAGTTGCAGTATCAGCGATACATGTTGCGTAATTGGCGTTACTTCATTATGTCGAACGGTTCAGCGAACAACTTGAATCTCAACATCGCACTTAATCGTACGTCAACAGATAACCAACTCTTCCCACGTCGTGGTTCTGACTTCTCTGTATCATTGACGATTACTCCGCCTTGGTCTAAGTGGGATCATAAGGACTATGCTCACTTGGCAACCGACCGTAACTCTCCAACCTACTCACAGGAGCAGCAGGAGAAGTATCGTTGGGTTGAGTATCATAAGTGGAAGTTCAAGGCTCGTACCTTTACAGCCCTCACAAGCGGTCAGAAGTGTTTCGTCTTGATGACCCGTGTTGAGTTCGGATTATTGGGAAGTTATAATAAAAACAAGAAAAGTCCGTTTGAAACCTACTACATGGGTGGTGATGGTATGAGTGGATACTCTACTGGTTACGCTGAGGAGACAATCGGTCTTCGTGGTTACGAGAATGGTTCACTCACTCCATATGGTGCCGAGGGCTATGCTTACAGCCGTATGTCATTGGAGCTTCGCTATCCATTCCTCTTGGGTAATACAACCATTTATGGTCTTGGATTTGTAGAGGCTGGTAACGCATGGACAGAGACAAGCAAGTTCAATCCATTTGACATGAAGCGTTCTGCTGGTCTTGGTGTTCGTATCTTCCTCCCAATGGTGGGTATGATGGGTATCGACTGGGCTTATGGTTTCGACAAGGTATTTGGTACAAAGGGTGGTAGCCAGTTCCACTTTATCCTTGGACAAGAATTCTAA
- a CDS encoding OmpH family outer membrane protein → MFLLYLFAFSPLTASAQKFALIDMEYILKNVPAYERANEQLNQVSKKWQAEVEALNTEASTMYKNYQNEVVFLSQDQKKKRQEAIMAKEKQASDLKRKYFGPEGELFKKRTSLITPIQDEIYNAVKDISDQRGYSLVIDRSSNAAGIIYGSPKVDISNEVLQKLGYSYQ, encoded by the coding sequence ATGTTTCTTCTTTACCTATTTGCTTTCTCACCTTTGACAGCTTCAGCACAGAAGTTTGCACTGATTGATATGGAGTATATCCTCAAGAATGTGCCAGCTTACGAGCGTGCAAATGAGCAGTTGAATCAGGTAAGTAAGAAGTGGCAGGCTGAGGTTGAGGCTCTCAACACAGAGGCTTCTACCATGTATAAGAATTATCAGAATGAGGTTGTCTTCCTTTCTCAGGACCAGAAGAAGAAGAGACAAGAAGCGATTATGGCGAAGGAAAAGCAGGCATCCGACCTCAAGCGTAAGTACTTTGGTCCAGAAGGCGAGCTCTTTAAGAAGCGTACCAGTCTGATTACTCCTATACAGGATGAGATTTATAACGCTGTAAAAGATATCTCAGACCAGCGCGGTTATAGTTTGGTTATCGACCGTTCAAGCAATGCCGCTGGTATTATCTATGGTTCACCAAAGGTGGATATTAGTAATGAGGTACTGCAGAAGTTAGGATATTCTTATCAGTAA
- a CDS encoding OmpH family outer membrane protein — MKKLFLMLMLCAPMTLFAQKFGHLDSQALLQSLPEATAVQSKLEAKGKEYQKQIEDMQSELQRQAEAYDKSKSTMNATKQAETEKSLQDMYNKIQQTAQDNQKAFNEEQQKQLGPVLEKVRNAIAAVAKAGNYVYIMEKAAGQPLYINEALSKDITAEVKAQLAKMK, encoded by the coding sequence ATGAAGAAGTTATTTTTGATGTTGATGCTTTGCGCACCAATGACATTGTTCGCACAGAAGTTTGGTCACCTTGACTCACAGGCTCTCCTCCAGTCACTCCCAGAGGCTACAGCTGTTCAGAGTAAGCTCGAGGCTAAGGGTAAGGAGTATCAGAAGCAGATCGAAGACATGCAGTCAGAGTTGCAGCGTCAGGCAGAGGCTTATGACAAGTCTAAGAGCACAATGAACGCTACAAAGCAGGCTGAGACAGAGAAGAGCTTGCAGGATATGTACAACAAGATTCAGCAGACTGCTCAGGACAACCAGAAGGCGTTCAATGAGGAGCAGCAGAAGCAGCTCGGCCCTGTCCTTGAGAAGGTTCGTAACGCTATCGCAGCTGTTGCTAAGGCAGGTAACTATGTTTACATCATGGAGAAGGCAGCTGGTCAGCCATTGTATATCAACGAGGCACTCAGCAAGGATATCACTGCAGAGGTAAAGGCTCAGTTGGCTAAGATGAAGTAA
- a CDS encoding OmpH family outer membrane protein has protein sequence MKKLFFSFVFMLLPLLAMAQQSVPAFKFAYFSYDKVFHAMADYATATRSYNDLKAKYDAETKRSVEDFNSRYEDFLDVQRKLEPSILRKRQAELEELMDRNIAFRKESERLLKKAEEDIYAPVHAKLNNAVRQMGKESGYAFILNTDNNSVPFVNTAMGEDVTEALIAALK, from the coding sequence ATGAAAAAACTATTCTTTTCCTTTGTTTTCATGCTTTTGCCACTCTTGGCAATGGCACAGCAGAGTGTTCCAGCATTTAAGTTTGCATACTTTAGCTATGACAAGGTGTTTCATGCAATGGCTGACTATGCCACTGCAACACGTAGTTATAACGACCTTAAGGCAAAGTATGATGCTGAGACAAAGCGTTCGGTAGAGGATTTCAATAGCCGTTATGAAGACTTCCTTGACGTACAGCGCAAGTTGGAACCATCTATTCTTCGTAAGCGTCAGGCAGAGTTAGAGGAATTGATGGACCGCAACATCGCCTTTCGTAAGGAATCTGAGCGTCTGTTGAAGAAGGCAGAAGAAGATATCTATGCACCTGTTCACGCAAAGTTGAACAACGCTGTACGTCAGATGGGTAAGGAAAGCGGTTACGCTTTCATTCTGAATACAGATAACAATAGTGTCCCATTCGTTAATACAGCGATGGGAGAAGATGTTACAGAGGCTTTGATAGCTGCTTTGAAATAA
- the murI gene encoding glutamate racemase, producing the protein MTKYSKQPGPIGIFDSGYGGLTILHGIRQLLPEYDYLYLGDNARAPYGSRSFDVVYQFTRQAVMKLFDLGCQLVILGCNTASAKALRTIQQNDLPNLDPDRRVLGVIRPTAEVIGKLTHSRHVGVLATEGTIKSDSYNLEIQKLWEDVKVTGVPCPLWVPIIENNEADSPGADYFVKKRIDHIMRLDPEIDTLILGCTHYPILMPKILKHVPRGVRIVPQGEYVAESLQDYFRRHPDMDARCTKNATVKYYTTENPEKFKETARIFLHEQVNVEHVDLE; encoded by the coding sequence ATGACAAAGTATTCTAAACAGCCGGGACCTATCGGTATTTTTGATTCTGGGTATGGTGGACTGACCATTCTGCATGGTATTCGTCAGCTACTCCCAGAGTATGACTATCTTTACTTGGGCGATAATGCACGTGCTCCATATGGTTCACGCTCCTTCGATGTTGTCTATCAGTTCACACGTCAGGCTGTGATGAAACTCTTCGACCTCGGTTGCCAGTTGGTTATCTTAGGTTGTAACACTGCATCTGCCAAAGCGCTCCGTACGATTCAGCAGAACGACTTGCCCAATCTTGACCCAGATAGGCGCGTGTTGGGTGTAATTCGTCCTACGGCAGAGGTTATCGGAAAGCTTACCCACTCACGACATGTAGGTGTGTTGGCAACTGAAGGAACTATTAAGAGTGATAGTTATAACCTTGAAATACAAAAACTCTGGGAGGATGTAAAGGTAACGGGGGTTCCTTGTCCGCTGTGGGTGCCAATCATTGAGAACAATGAAGCAGACAGTCCCGGTGCTGATTACTTCGTAAAGAAGCGTATCGACCATATCATGCGACTCGATCCAGAGATTGATACCCTCATCCTTGGTTGTACGCATTATCCTATTCTCATGCCAAAGATATTGAAGCATGTGCCACGTGGAGTGCGTATCGTACCACAAGGAGAGTATGTGGCGGAGAGTCTGCAAGACTATTTTCGTCGCCATCCAGACATGGATGCACGTTGTACGAAGAATGCCACAGTGAAGTATTACACCACAGAAAACCCCGAAAAGTTCAAAGAAACGGCACGTATCTTCCTGCATGAGCAGGTTAATGTGGAGCATGTAGACTTGGAATAA